A single region of the Malus sylvestris chromosome 8, drMalSylv7.2, whole genome shotgun sequence genome encodes:
- the LOC126633322 gene encoding putative disease resistance protein RGA4, translating to MRLEYLPKGTRRSKKLKKIDHRVVSCGGDEVTAALQLGDLELLNFEGDLFIELKGDVEDEREIEKAQLWERKQLNHLRINCEHARYKQTGSTIEILNVLRPHENLESLSIWFHSGNTWPSWLMFLHNLRKLDLYEWSECKYLPPLGKLPCLEELILQGMRKVKKVSGEFLGIDKDETSLTSSSSSFFPKLKKLLIHSMDELEEWEVGPEGWNKEGSEISIMPWLSYLEIRCCGSLKTLSDFLCKTPLQELAIYNCSRLADRCKQGSGEEWPKISHIPSIQVDNF from the coding sequence ATGAGGCTGGAGTACTTGCCAAAAGGGACTCGGAgatcaaaaaaattgaaaaaaatagatCACCGTGTTGTGTCTTGTGGTGGCGACGAGGTTACAGCAGCATTACAACTGGGAGATCTGGAACTCTTGAACTTTGAAGGCGATCTCTTTATAGAGTTGAAGGGGGATGTGGAGGATGAGAGGGAGATTGAAAAAGCACAACTGTGGGAAAGAAAACAACTCAATCATCTCAGAATTAATTGTGAGCATGCCAGATACAAGCAGACAGGAAGCACAATAGAAATACTGAATGTCTTGCGACCGCACGAAAATCTGGAATCTTTGAGCATTTGGTTTCATTCGGGCAACACCTGGCCCAGTTGGTTGATGTTTTTGCACAACTTAAGAAAGCTCGATCTATATGAATGGAGTGAATGCAAGTATTTGCCTCCTCTTGGGAAACTGCCGTGCCTTGAAGAACTGATTCTACAGGGAATGAGGAAGGTGAAAAAGGTAAGTGGTGAGTTTCTGGGAATAGACAAAGATGAAACGTCATtgacatcatcatcatcctcattTTTCCCAAAGTTGAAAAAACTCTTAATTCACTCAATGGATGAGTTGGAAGAGTGGGAAGTCGGCCCGGAAGGGTGGAACAAAGAGGGTTCTGAAATTTCAATCATGCCATGGCTTTCCTACTTAGAAATTCGATGCTGTGGATCCTTAAAAACACTGTCAGACTTCCTCTGCAAAACACCCCTGCAGGAGCTTGCCATCTACAACTGTTCCAGGCTTGCAGATCGTTGTAAACAAGGCAGTGGAGAGGAGTGGCCCAAGATTTCTCACATCCCAAGCATCCAAGTTGATAATTTCTAG